The window TCAAAAGGAGCGCCGCATTGCGTCCCACCGACGCGTAGTAAATCTCCAACAGCTCCTCCACAGACTTGACCTGGCTGTCCTCGGCAGGATGGTAAAACCAGCCCGGGCGGATGGACACGTCCGCTTCTGCCGGCACCCAGTGGGTACCGTCCGGGTGGCCGGTGGTGAGCTCCTGGTAGCGCGGATAACCTGGCCACACCTCCTCCCGGCGCAGCAGACACCAGTTCGTGGTGTTGGCAAAGCCATTTTCGTTGCCCACCCAGCGCACGTCGGGACCACCGTCGCTAAAGATCACCGCCTTTGGTTGGCACTGGCGCACCACTTCGAAGAAGCCAGGCCAGTCGTACTCCTGCCGCCTGCCATTGGGACCTTCGCCACAGGCGCCGTCGAACCAGACCTCAAAGACGTCGCCATAGCTGGTCAGCACCTCGCGTAGCTGGTTTTTGTAGAACTCGTTATACCGCGGCGAGTCGCCGTAGCTGGGCTCGTGCCGATCCCATGGTGAAATGTAAATGCCCATCTTCAGGCCATATTCGCGGCACGCCTGGGCTAGCTCACGGAGCACGTCGCCCTTACCATCTCGCCAGGGGCTGTTTTTCACCGAGTGCTCGGTGTAGCGCGACGGCCACAGGCAAAACCCGTCGTGATGCTTGGCGGTGAGGATGATCCCTTTCATCCCCGCCTGTTTGCACACTCGTGCCCACTGGCGGCAGTCGAGGGCTGTGGGATTGAAGAGGGTCGGATCCTCACGGCCGTCGCCCCACTCGCGGTCAGTGAAGGTGTTCATGCCGAAGTGGATGAACGCATAGTACTCGAGCTTGTGCCACGCGAGCTGGCGCGTACTGGGAACCGGCCCAAAGGGGGCAGGCGGAGCAAGCGAATCACAGGAGAGTGTCATAAGTGAGACCAGCCAACAAAGGTTCAAAGCGGATGTCCATACCACGATGCTGACCTCCATTCAACGAAAAAAGCGGTACCTTTCCAGCGACTCACAAATGGCCCGAATGGTTCCCAGGGACAGTTCCGGGCCCACCGACGCCTGCAGTAGTAATCCCCCTTCCGGCAGGTAGAGGGCTTCGACCGCCTCGCGCACGTGGCGGTCGATGTGCTCGGCGGTCCAGAACGGGAAGCGCTGGCGGTCCAGGTCCAGGCAGATGGCTACTTTGCCTTTGGCCAACCGGGCGATATTACTTAGCCCATTTGCCCCCACTTGCGGATTCAGCACGTCGATGCCACAGTCGATGAGCGAATCGATGATTTCCACAATGTGGCCATCAGTGTGGAAGTAGCCGATCGTGCCTGCTTCACGGCATCGGGCAAATATCTGCTGGTAGCATGGCTTGAGGTAGCGATTCCATTTGTCCGGATGGATGGGAAGCCGATGTTGGTCGCCCAGGTCGTCCCCAAAGTAGTAGATGGCAGGTTTGTCGGCCAAAATGGTTTCCAGTTCCTGGAGGTTGTAGGCCAGCACCTTGTCGATGAGCATTTGCAGCTCGGGTGGTTCTTCGGCAAAGTCGACCATCAACTCCTCGTACCCGCGGAGATAGTAGAGGCGCATGTACATGAAGCCGTGAGGGAGCCCGGCGCCTGGCGGGGGCGTTTCAAAAGATCGTACATCCTCGCGGCGCGGCAGGGGATGGCCCACCACCAGACCCTCGAGGCCCGGAGCGATGTTTTCCCACACGCACCCCCAGGCGTCCACGTGGCGGCCGGCGTTGTAGGTGCCCTCGTAGGCGTCAAAATCGATGCTGCCCGGCTTGTAGTCGCCGAAGAGCGCCGGGTATTCCTGGACCAGCTCCGCCAAGGCCTCGCGGTGCCGCGACCAAGTGGCAGGTAGAATGTAGACATCTGCAGGGATAACCTCAGGGTGCTCAAAACGGACCGCGCGGAAGAAGTTGTCGTCCAAGACCCACACGATGTCGCGCCTTGAGGTTACTGGCAGAATGTGACCTTGACCGTCTGCGCATGGCCGGGGCACGAGAAACGGCAGAAGTAGATGCCTGGGGCCAAGGTAGTGGTCGGACTTGCCGGCCAGCTGAGTTGGTGAGAGCCGCTGCGTTGCGATGAGAGCCAGATGGTCCCCATGCGGCGTCCCAGGACGTCGCTCACCTCGAGAACCAAGGGGAGGCCTACTCGCCGTTCGATGGTGAAGGTCACCACGGCGGATGCAGGGTTCGGATGGGCGCCGAGCACGGTGAAAGGCGCCTCCCCCCCTTGGGCGTCATCAGGTAGCCGCTGGACAGTCACGACATAGCTTTCAGGTTGTTCCTTGAAGTAGAGCATGCGCAAGGTGACCGAGCGGTCCACATTGCATGCGATGACGGTAATGGTCTGTGGTTCAGGGAGTTGGATCTGGATGGCCTGGCCTGGGCCTGCTTGAATCGGGTGCGGCACTTCTCCCACCGAGTACACAGCACCCAGGGACCAGTGCGAGGGCACTTGGCCTTCGATGGTGATGCGGTAGGTGCCAGGGGTGGTCAGGCGGAAGGGGAGGTAGGTGGCGGTCAAGAAGTAGGCTTGGCCTGCTCGTTCGGCATGGGAACCTGCAACGGTATCG is drawn from candidate division KSB1 bacterium and contains these coding sequences:
- a CDS encoding alpha-L-fucosidase — encoded protein: MTLSCDSLAPPAPFGPVPSTRQLAWHKLEYYAFIHFGMNTFTDREWGDGREDPTLFNPTALDCRQWARVCKQAGMKGIILTAKHHDGFCLWPSRYTEHSVKNSPWRDGKGDVLRELAQACREYGLKMGIYISPWDRHEPSYGDSPRYNEFYKNQLREVLTSYGDVFEVWFDGACGEGPNGRRQEYDWPGFFEVVRQCQPKAVIFSDGGPDVRWVGNENGFANTTNWCLLRREEVWPGYPRYQELTTGHPDGTHWVPAEADVSIRPGWFYHPAEDSQVKSVEELLEIYYASVGRNAALLLNIPVDRRGLVPEPDATRLMEFRRALEAEFPRDLAQGAQARASQVRGNHPRFAAHRAIDGDPSTYWAPDDTVRAVWLEVEFPRPTTVNRLVLQEYIALGQRVEGFRVDVEAPDGWQKVAEGTTIGYRRILRFPEVTTRRVRLYITKARACPAISALGIYRAGSSYGEGCATSKT